The Novosphingobium aromaticivorans DSM 12444 genome segment GGTGAAGCATGATGTCGGCGCTGGCCCGTCTGAAGCGCGCCGTTCGCGCCGCCATCTCCAGCTGCTCCGGTGTTGATGGCGCCGCAGCGACAACGGACCGGTCTCGCTCGGTCGCGGGCGACTGGAACAACCTGAACCATGCCGCCTTCCCGCCGCTCGACAAGGCGCTGGCGATGGATGAGGTCGCGATGGCGAAGGGCGAATTGCCGCCGATCGCATGTGCCTATGCGCGCGAGCTTGGCGGCATGTTTGTTCCGCACATCGATCCGCACGCCGACGAAGGCACGGCGCCCTGGCTGGTGATGAAGCTGGCGCAGGAAGTCGGGGAGGTATCGGGGCTGACCAGTGAGGCAATCGCCAACGACGGCCACATCGACCCGACCGAAGCGGAGGGCATCCTTCGGCAACTCGATCAGCACGACCGTGCAAGCGCCCATTACCGCGCAGTGCTCATGAAAATCAGGGAGAAAGGCCAGTGAGCCATGTTTCCGGGCGGAAGGTCGCGCCGGCCCACTCGACCCTCTATGTCCCGAAGGACCAGCTCGAGGCGTGGTTCCTGAAGGCGAGCGAAGGCGCGAAGCGCGTCTACGCGCGCGGCCCGGGTCTGGATCAGAAGGAAGCGGTCTGCATCCTGGTGCGCGACTGGGCGAGCACTGGCGAAGTCGACCTGGTCCAGATGCGCGACCAGGAGACGCGCGAGCTGCTGTACTACGTGCGGCGCAAGCGGCCCGTGGTGCGCGAGGCGGGAGCCGATCGCCGCCGGGTGCAGGTTGATGACCAGTTCCGCGAGACTCCGGAAGGCCGCATTTTCCTGATGCTCGTGCGCGCGGCCAACCTTGGACGGCCCTGTCCGAGCAATGCGGAACTGGCCGAGTTCGCTGGCCTCGAGACGGCCGAGCAAGCCCGGTACCTGCTGCGCGAAAAGCTGGTCAAGCCGGGGCTGGTCGAACTGCACCACGTGGGTGCCGGCAATGCGCAGCGGCGCGCGAAGATCGTGGAAACGGGCCGGTGGACGGCGGACATCAAGGAGAACGGGCGGTGAGCAATGATAGGAAGGCGCTTGCCGCTGCAGTGCGCGCGCGGGTTTCAGGTTTGCTGGGCGACGGAGTCCATAGCGGCGCGGTGGTTTCCACCGCAGTCGACATGGTTGCCGAATTGGCAGCCATGGGCGGGGTGTCGCCGATCGAAGCGGTTGTCATGGGCCGCATCCAGGAGCGAGCGGATATCCTTGCCTTCCTTGCTGGGCGGCGGACCGCGGCGCTGACGATCGCGGACAAGCACCCGGAGATGGGCGAGGGAGCGGATACCCATGCCCGCGCCAAATGGGCGGCCGAGCAGATCGCCATCGAGATCGAAGCCTTCGAGCAGGGTCTTCATGAAGGGAGGGCTGCGCAGTGATCGCAACCGACAAGCGCAAGCCCGCCTTCCGGATTGCGGCGAAGGCTATGGCCAAGGCATTGGCCGACGTCGTGGAAGTGACACCGGCGGGCGGGAAGGACACCATTCCTATCCTGAACACCGTACGCATGGAGGCAAGTGACGGCGTTCTGACGCTGACGGGTTGCGACCTGGACCAGTGGATCATTCGTTCGCTGCCGACGTCGGACCGTGAGCCCAATTCGGCGGAATGGCTGGCATCGATCCGGCCCTTCGCAACATGCGTCCCGGCCCGGGCGCTGCTGGCGATCGTGAAGCAGATCGATGCCGACGCCATGGTGACGGTGGCAGGCCCTACGGACAAGGAAAGCCGGGTAACCATTACCGCCGGTCGAAGCCGGTTTCGCGTGGCGTGCCTGCCGGTAGACGACTTTCCGTTCCCGACGCGCCCCGACTTCGAGCATAGCTTCAGCATCGCCGCTGGCGCGCTCCGCGACGTGTTCGCCCGTGTAGAGCATGCGATCTCGACCGAAGAGACGCGCTACTACCTCAACGGCGTGTACATGCATCCGCAAGATCTGGACCAGCGCTTTGCCGCCACGGACGGTCACAGGCTTGCCCGCCTGGTCCAGGACGGCCCCGACGGCGCGGCATCCTTTCCTGCCGTGATCATCGGCAGGCGCACGGTGGCCGTACTGGACAAGCTGCTCGATGCCGCGGGCAAGGTCGATACTTCGACGAGCGACGACGCCGACAAGGCATGCAGCCGGCCGATGGTCGAGGTGGATTCCGACAGCAACGGCAGGGTGATCTACTGGGCCATGCCGGCACCCGATGGCGGAGAGGTCACGCTGATCGCCAAGACGGTGGATGGCACGTTTCCGGACTATGCACGGGTGATACCCTCGGCCCCCTCGAGCTTCCTGACGGTCGATCGTGAAGCGTTGCTGGCCGCGATCAAGCGGGTGGCGGCGGTCTGTTCCGACAAGACGCGTGCGGTGAAGCTCGAGCTGGATGGCGCGGAGAAGGCGATCGTCTCCACCGCCTCGCCCGAGATTGGCGACGCGATGGAAGAGATCGCCTGCGAGTATGCCGGCGAGCCGCTGACCATCGGCTTCAACGGGGACTACTGGCGCAGCTGCCTGAGCGCGGTGGCGACCGACAAGGTCCTGATGAAGTTCACCGACGCAGGTGGGCCGTGCCGCATCGAGGCGGAAGGTGGCGAGTCTGCGCTGGTCCAAGTGCTGATGCCCTTGCGGGTCTGATTGGCGGGAGCCTGACATGAGCGTTCAATCCGATATCGGCCCGGCGCGCGGTGGCGTGCCGCGGTGGAAAACGTATGCCCAGGCGCGGGAGATTGCGGCGCTGGCGCAGCTGGCGATGGAATGCGCGGCCGATACACCGCGTGCTGATCTTCCGCGCGCGCTTGCCCAGTTCGACAGGATTCGCGCGATCCTGGGCACGCAATCGGCCGAGTGACGAGATGGCCATCCCGCATCAATTCCTGGACGAGCTTCGATCGCGCACGACACTGTCCGCGCTGATCGCGCAGACCCTGAAAATCGACAAGGCAGGTCGCGAGTTCAAGGCCTGTTGCCCGTTCCACGGCGAGAAGACGCCGAGCTTCACCATCAACGATGCCAAGGGTTTCTATCATTGCTTCGGATGCGGCGCCCACGGCGATGCCATCCGGTGGATGATCGACCAGCGTGGCCTGCAGTTCATCGACGCTGTGAGCGAGCTGGCGAGCGCGGCGGGCATGAAAGTGCCGGCGCCGACGCCGCAGGAGCGCGAACGTTCTGCCAAGATCGAGACGGTGCGCGAGGCTCTGGACATCGCGCAGGGCATCTTCGTGGGCCAACTGCGCGAGGCCGGTGCCGTGATGCAGTACCTCGAGCGGCGCGGCATGACGCCGATGGATCTGGAGATCTTCGGCATCGGCTACGCCCGTGGCATGGACGGATCATTGCGCGGGTCTGGCATCGGTCGGCAGATCGGGCAGGCTGCCGGCCTGTTGAGCCAGCGCGAAGATGGATCCTTGCGCGAGATGTTCCACGATCGCGTCACGGTTCCGATCCACGATGCGCGCGGGCGCCTCGTCGGGTTCGGCGGTCGCGTCTGGCCTGGTCGACGTCGCGACACGCCGAAGTTCGTGAATAGCCCCGATAGTCCGATCTTCGACAAGGGACGGACCTTGTTCAATCTGCATCGTGCGGCGCCAGCGGCGCGGCCGGGTGCAGAGAACCGGCTGATCGTCGTCGAAGGCTATTTCGACGTCGTGTCCATGGCCAGGGCGGGCTTTGCCGCTTGTGTTGCGCCGATGGGTACCGCGCTGACGGAAGAGCAGCTGGTACGTTGCTGGCGGCTTCATCACCGGCCGGTGCTGTTGTTCGATGGCGATTCCGCAGGGCAAAAGGCTGCGGTGCGGGCCTGCCGCACGGCCATCCCGGGTATCGGGCCCGGGCGCGAGCTGGCGATCGCATTGCTGCCTGACGGGAAGGACCCTGACGAGCTGCTGTACATGGACGCCACCGGCATGGGCCGGCGCGCCATCGAAGCGATCGTGACCGAAGCCCTTCCGCTGCATACGTTCCTGTTCGATGCGATCGTCGCGGAGGCGGGCGCAAATCCGACGCCAGAGCAGACGGCCGCGGTGTGGGCAGAACTGGCCGCGCTGGCCGGGGAGATCGCCGACGAGGAGACGCGGTGCCAGTACCTTGGCACATGGCGTGCCCGGTTCGAGCGCGAGATCTCTGCGCTGCCGCAGGTCCACGAGGCAGAGCCGCTGCATGCGGTGGTCGCGGCCGAGGACGGCGAATACGTGTTTCCCGAAAGCGAGTCCGACAGCCAGCGGCGTTTGATCGCGCTGGTGCGTGCGGTGCTCAAGAAGCGCGAGGAACGGCGCGAGATCAACGAAGAGATCGCGGACCTGATGAAGATGGCCGAACTCGCCGGGTTCCAGAAGAAGGCGATCAGCGCCGCAGTGGCGGACATCGAGTCCGACATGAAGCACGGCCCGGCCAAGCGCGAGGAAGATGAAATGCAACGCGTGCTCTACCGCCGCGTGCTGGGGATCAGGGGGCCGATGACCGAAGCTATGATGCCGCAGTTGATCGATGGCACGCCGCGGGGCGCCAGCGCGCAGGTGAAGCGGCGCGCGACAGTGCATGCGTTGATCGATGCCAGGGCCAGCGCAGTATGAAGCGGCTTTCCTTGCTCGAGCGTTCGCGCCTTCCGACCAATGATCTTGGCAATGCGCGCCGGCTGTTCGAGGCAGCAAACGGACGCCTGTTGTGGTTGGCCGATGGCGCCGGCGGCAAGGGTTGCTGGATCGCTTTCGATGGCATCCGCTGGTCGGCCGACGAAGGTCCGATGCGCGCGCTGGCATTTGCCCAGAAGGCAGCGGTCGAGATCTGCGACGAGGCGCACGCCTTGCGCGAATGCACGGCTGACGAGTTGGCCGAGGTCTATGGGCGCAAGTTCTCCAAAGAGATGGCCGAGGAAAGAGCGGGACAGCTTTGGACCTGGTCGATCAAGTCGGGCGATTCCGCCAAGACGACTGCAATGCAGAACCAGTTCAAGGGGCTCCGCGACGGTGATGAGGGTCCGTTCGTCACACAGGTATGGCAGCGCGACTTCGATGCGCAGCCCATGGCCTACCACTGCAGCAACGGAACCTTGCGGTTCGTCCAGGATGACGCCGGGACTTGGAGCCACGTTTTCGAGAAGGGGCACCGGCCAGACGATCGGTTCATGCAGGTGGCAAACGTCGCCTATGATGCCGCAGCCAAGGCGAAGGCATGGATCGAGCGCATGGAAGTGATGCACCATGATCCGGTGCAGCGGACTGCCCTGCAGCGGATCTACGGCATGACGCTGACTGCGCTGATATCCGACCAGGCGTTCTACATCTTCCAAGGCAAGGGGCAGGACGGCAAGTCCGTCACCAATGACGTCGTCTGCCAGCTCCATGGCATGTACGCCCGCAAGGCCGACCCGAAGACCTTCCTCGAGGGACCGACTCAGCAGAGCAGCGGGCCTCAGAGCGACATCGTGCGTCTTGCCGGCGACGTCCGCCTGGTGGTGATGGACGAACCAAAGAAGAACAGCACGTGGGACGGCCAGAAGATCAAGCAGGCCACGGGTAGCGAGATGATCGCGCGTGGCGTGCATGCGACCACGGAATTGAGCTTTACGCCGCACTGGCAGCTCATCGCCGAGTGCAACGGCCTGCCCAAGGCACCGAGCGACGATCGCGGCTTCAGGCGTCGCTTCAAGCTCTATCCTTGGGTTGTCCAGTTCGGCGTCACGCCTGGTGTTGCTGATGAGCCGGTGCACCTGGTGAAGGCACGCCTGATCGGAGAAGGATCGGGCGTTCTCAACTGGATGATCAAGGGCTGCGTCGAATGGCTGAATGAACGCGTTGTGCCGGAGCCGGAGGCCGCCAAGCGCGCGACGGCGAGCTTCTGGTCTGCCAGCTCGGCCATGGGCGAGTGGATCGCCTCACACTGCGACCTGTCCGATCCTGAAGCCCGCGAGGAAGCGACGCCGCTGTACAAGGCGTTCCGGCAATTCTGCATAGATCGCGGCGACGATGAAACGAAGATCATCACCCAGACGACTTTTGGGCGGCAGTTGAACGATGCGCAGATCTATCGCGTTCCGAACAATTCGACCGGCAAGGTTGAGCGTGTGGGCATCCGCCTCAAGCGCGTTGATGAGCTGGGTGGCGGTGCGCTGTCCACCAGTGGCCGCGACACCTTCGACGATGATGTCGCGCGCTTCGACGCTGACAATCGCGACCCCTTCGGCGCGCCGTGACGCCCCCCGCACCCCCCATCGGCCTTGGCCGAAATCGGCCGGTTAAACTGTCGGGGGAACTATTCGGACAACTGTCAGCGAGACTGTCTGGGGCGGAATTCGGAAGGGTCGGGCGGATGGTCAGAGGCGGTTCGAAAGGGCCTTCCTGACGGTTCGCCCGACAGTTGCCCGACAGTTGGGCCGACAGTGTGAATGCCTGATTTCCGGGCGTTCCAGACGGTTCCGACAGTTGGCGCGCAAATTGAGCCTGTGCCTGTGCGGGCGTGCGCACGAAAACAAAGAAATCTATTAGTAACTGTTAGGGAAGTGAAAAATGGGAAGAAGAGACCCGGAGATCGAAGCGACCGAAGAGATGCTGCTCGAGGCGTGGCAGCTCCTCATGCGATCGCCTGACCAGGAGCGTGGCTGGCTTATCAGCGGACAGCGTTCATGGTGGCCGCAGATCATCCGCGACAAGGTCATGGACTATGCTGACGAGGATGCCCGTCCGCGCCAGCAGCTGGGCCGTCGTGAAGTCGCGCTGCGTGATCGCGTGTTCGTGGACGTCGGATGCCTCGCGGAGGAGATCGCGCCGCAGATCCGTCCCCTGGTCGCCGTGGTGCTGACCATGAAGACCTGGCGGGATGTTGGTGGGTTTCGCTGGGAGAGGGTGTGGGAGGCGCTGGGTGGGCGCGAATCGGGCACGACGTCGGATGGCCTGAAGGTTCGGTATCAGCGCACCCTGAAGCAGCTTGGTGCCATCGAAGCGGCGCGCCGGGACCGCGTGGGCGACGGCGAAAGGCTCTGATCTTCTCGTGGGGTTTTCGGAGCAAAGGCGCAGAAAAGGTACCCCGGAGGCTGTCAAGCCCCGGAATGATTCCGGGGTCAAAATAAAGGGTGTTCTTCTCCGGGGTATTTGGGGCTTAGGAATCGATACAGTCGGCGAGACGTGTGCAGGGCGCTAGCGCACTCTCGTTGACACCCTCTTCACTCGGAGATTGCCTTGGTCCGGCTTATGCGGCGACAGGAGCGCATTGCGCCCCGCCCGCCACGGATAGCGCCAAGGGCCAAGAAGACCCTCCCTTTCTACCAGTCGGCTGAATGGAAGGCGCTGGTTGCCCAGGTGATCAAGCTGCGAGGTCGGCGATGCCAGGATTGCGGGTCCGGATCGGGCCGGATCTATGCGGACCATGTCAAGGAACTGCGGGATGGCGGTGCGCCGCTCAATCCCATGAACATCTGGCTGCGGTGCTCACCCTGTCACGGGGCGAAGACCGAGGCCCGCCGGCGCGAGCGCGCAGGCCTGCGCCCCGTTCAGGATTGACGGCGCGGACCTGAACGGCAGGGGGGGAGGGCAAAAGTCTGGAGGCCCGGGCGGTATAGGACCGCGCATGGACCCTTTGGGAGATTTTTTTCTTGAGCTGCGGAAGTTCGGACGACGCTCCGGGGCTGTTTGGCTGGACGCCAGCGCCCCCACGAGGTCAAGGCCGCCCCCCGTATGTCTGGAGTAGGGAAAAATCCAATAAACTCATGGTGTTATTCGCGTCCGGATATAGGCAGCGCGACGCGGCCGCTGTTCTGGGCTGCGACGTGAAGACATTGCGGAAAGTATTTCCCCAGGAGTGCAAGCATCAGGCTCAGGCCGAGCTCATCACTCGATCGGGGCTTATGGCCAAGTTGGTCGAGCTGGCTGAGAGCGGCAACGTGTCGGCCATCCGCCAGTTCGACAAGATGCTCACTGCCGAGCGGTTGAAGTCAGTTGCGGGCACGATCGTCGAGCGCCGAAAGGAAAAGCCGGAGAAGCTGGGCAAGAAGGATCAGGCCAAGCTGGCGGCGCACGAGATGGGTGGCAAGTTCGGGGCACGTACCCCGCCGCCGCGCCTGATCAACTGAGGTTGGTATGGCGCGGCCAGTGTGGTCGACTGCCTGCCAGGATTGGCGGGAGCGCATCGTGGCGCGCGAGAGCATCGCGCCATGCGGGCCGCTGTTCCCGGCGAAAGCCGCGGATGCGTTGGGGGTGTTCAAGTCACTGCAGGTCACCGACCTGCCTAAAAGGGAGAATGGGACCCACCCGACGTTGGGTGAAGTCTGCGACCAGTTCGTTTTTGACCTGGTTGCGGCCATCTTCGGCGCCGAGGATCCGGAAACTGGCGAGCGGTTGATCAAGGAGTTCATGCTCCTGATCAGCAAGAAGAATGGCAAGTCGATGATCGCAGCGGGCATCATGGTGACCGCGTTGATCCTCAACTGGCGTCCGAACGCGATCCTGCAGATCCTTGCGCCCACGATCGAGGTTGCGAACAACAGCTTTGAGCCTGCCATGGGGATGGTAAGAGCGGACGCCGAGCTGGCGATTGTCCTGAAGGTTGTCGAGCATCAGCGACAGATCAAGCACCTGACGACGGGTGCGGTATTGCGGGTCATTGCCGCCGACAGCGATACCGTAGCTGGCGGCAAGGCGGCGATGACGTTGATCGAAGAGCTCTGGCTCTTCGGGAAGAAGGCCAAGGCAGCCGCGATGTTGCGAGAGGCGCTGGGTGGCGGATCGGCAAGGCCGGAAGGCTTTACGCTCTACATCACGACCCATTCGGACGAACCACCGGCGGGCGTGTTCAAGACCAAGCTGTCGTACTTCCGCGATGTGAGGGATGGTGAGATCGAGGATCCTGCTACCTTCCCGATGCTGTACGAGTGGCCGGAAGACCTGTTGGAGTGCGAGTCCTACCTCGATCCAGAGTTCTTCTACGTCACGAATCCACACGTTGGCCGATCGGTCTCGATTGAATGGCTCAAGTCGGAACTGCAGAAGGAACAGATCGGCGAAGGTGAAGGCCTTCAGATCTTCCTGGCGAAGCATCTGAACGTCGAGATTGGTTTGCGGTTGCGGCGCGATCGTTGGGGCGGTGCTGAGCTTTGGCTCGATGCAGCGAATGATGACCTTGATCTCGACCAGCTGCTTGAGCGCTGCGAAGTGGCGATCGTTGGGCTCGACATGGGCGGCCGGGACGACTTGGCCGGTGCCGGCGTGGTCGGTCGCGAAAAGGGAACGGGTATATGGCTGGGCTGGGCGCATGCCTGGGCGCAGCGGGTTGCGCTGGAGCGGCGCAAGCAGGTGGCGCCGACGCTGCAAGGCTTTGCGGCTGAAGGCGACCTGACCTTCACCGATTCCGGTGAGGAAATCGTGAGCGCCATGGCGCGCCTTGCAATTCGGGTCCGCGACAGCGGCAAGATGCCTGCGGATGGCGGGGTTGCGGTCGATGCCTGGGGCATCGGTCCACTCGTCGATGCGCTGGTGCAGGCCGGGTTCGATCCTGGCGACGAGGCAATGAAGCGCGCGGGGCATATCGCCTCGATCAGGCAGGGTGTTGGCCTGTCGAGCGCGATCTACACGCTGGAATTCAAGCTCGGCGACGGGATGTTCCGTCACGACGGTTCGAACATGATGGCCTGGTGCGTGAGCAACGCGCTGGTCAAGCTCAGGGGCAGTGCCTTGTACGTCGACAAAGAGACATCAGGCGCGGGCAAGATCGACCCGTTCGTGGCGCTGCTCAATGCAGTGAAGCGTATGGAAGAGGGCCCGGTGGCCGTGGCTGGCGGCGTCGATAGCTGGCTCGCCAGCTTGCGTGGTGCGGCGTGAGCAGTCTGGCCCCGCGAACGTCCTGGCTCGCGAAGGCGACGACGGCGCTGCGCGACTGGCTGGTGCTCGGACCGGATCCGAAGATCCGCGACCCACAGAATTCGTCGCGTGGGGGGAACGGGGCGGGCGTAACCGTCAATGACCAGGCTGCGATGCGGCTGAGTGCATTCTGGGGCTGCGTCCGCCTCATCTCGTCTACGATCGGCTCGCTACCGGTCCCGGTCTATACCGTCGACCAGCGCGGAGTTCGCTCGGTCGCTCGGGAGAGTGCACTGTATCGTGTGTTGCACGATAGCCCGAACGCTGACCAGACGCCGGTCGATTACATGGAATGCGCCGTCATTTCGCTACTTTTGCGTGGCAACCACTACGCCCGCAAGCTGATGGAAGGTGGCCGACTGGTTGGCCTCGAGCCGATCAATCCCGCGATCGTCAGCGTCCGCCGGCGTTCCGATGGCAGGATTGGGTATCGTTGGACCGAAGGCGGTGAAAACTTCGACCTTACCGAGGATGAAGTTTTTCACGTTCGTGGATTCGGCGGCGGGCCGCTGGGCGGGCTTTCGACTGTCGAGTTTGCACGTGAATCGCTGGGCGTAGCGATCGCTGCGGACCGCGCCGCGAGCGCGATTTTCGCCAACGGGGTGAACCCGACAGGAATCATGTCGACTGATATGCCGCTGACGGCTGCGCAGCAGGCAGAGGCAGAGGAGTTGATCGTCAAGAAGTACCAGGGAGCGCACCGCATGGGTGTCCCGATGGTGCTTGGCCACGGGTTGAAGTGGAATTCAATCACGATGAAGGCCGACGACGCCCAGCTGCTGCAAAGCCGGGGTTGGAGCGTAGAGGAGATTTGCAGGTGGTTCGGCGTTCCGCCGTTCATGATCGGTCACAACGAGAAGACCACGAGTTGGGGTACCGGCATCGAGCAGATGCTGCTGGGCTTCCAGAAATTTACTCTCAATCCCTACCTGCGACGCATTGAGCAGGCTGTGCGCAAGCAGCTGATCACTCCGATCGAGCGTGCCCGTGGTCTGACCGCCGAATTCAATCTTGAAGGCCTCCTGCGGGCCGACAGCGCGGGTCGCGCATCGTTCTACGACAAGGCGCTCAAGTCGAAGTGGATGGTCATCAACGAAGTCCGGGCAAAGGAGAACCTTGCGCCGGTGCCGTGGGGCGATGAGCCGATCGTGCAGCAGCAGGACGTGCCGCTGTCCGATCAGCTCGATGCCCTCCGGGAAGCAATCAAGAACGCCCAGGACGTGGCCGGGCTGTTCCAGAAGGGAAACGCCAATGCAGCGTAAGAGCGGCGGGCTGAAGCTCCGCGATTTTCACCTGAGCGTGAAGGCGCAGGATATCGGCGACGATGGCAGCTTTACCGGGTACGGTTCCGTGTTCGGCGTTGTCGACAGCTATCAGGAAGTCGTCGCGAAGGGCGCCTTCACTGCGAGCCTCGCCGAACTTTCCTCGAAGAACCGCAAGGTTCCGGTGCTGTGGCAACACAGACAGTCGGAGCCGATCGGGGTGTACGACATGCTCGAGGAGGACGATCTCGGGCTGAAGGTCGCAGGCAAGCTCCTTGTGAACGACGTCAACCAGGCGAAGGAGTCGTTGGCGCTGATGAAGGCAGGCGCCGTGACCGGCCTGTCGATCGGCTATTTCGTCCGCAAGTCGTCCTACGACGAGAAGACCGGCATCCGCACCCTTCTTGAACTGGATCTGGTCGAGGTCAGCCTCGTGACCTTCCCGGCCAATGATGAGGCGCGGATCGACGCCGTCAAGATGAAGCTTGCCCATGGCGAGCTGCCCACTCTTCCCGAATTCGAGCGGCTCCTGCGCGAGGCAGGCTTCTCGAAAACGAAGGCCGCCGTCGTCGCCGCGCACGGCCTTCCGCACCTGCTCCGGAGTGAGTCCGGCAGCGCAATGGCGAATGAGGGCCTGAAGTCCCTCTCTGATGCCTTGGCAGGCCTCAAGCTGCCGACCTTTTAACGGAGACAATTCATGAAGAAGAACCTGATTGCTGCGGCCCTTGTGGTCGCGGTATCGCTGGTGCTCGCTCCGAGCGCCGCCTTTGCTGCCACTTTCGCGCAGCAGATCCATCCGTCGCTGGACATCAACGGTGCTCTTGCCGCGATCGGCATGCTGGCGGCTGTTGGCAGCATCAGCGAGTTCGGCCGCAAGCAGGCAGGCGAAGGTGAGGGTGAGCTCAAGCAGCTCGCGGTCGACCTGAAGTCTGCGACGGACCAGGTAAAGACCTTCGCCGAGAAGGCGGATGCGGAAATGAAGCGTCTCGGCACGGTCACCGAGGAAACCAAGAAGAGCGCAGACGAAGCGCTCATCAAGATGAACGAAACGACCGCTCGAATCGATGCGATCGAGCAGAAGCTCGCTCGCCGCGGCGAAGAGGGCGAGAAGCGCCGCGCCAAGACGGCCGGCCAGGAAGTGACCGAGAGCGAGGAGTTCAAGGCTTGGCTCGGCGGCAACCGCAAGAACACGTTCAGCATGCAGGTGAAGGCGATCATTTCGTCGCTCACCACCGACGCTGATGGCTCGGCGGGCGACCTGATCGTTCCGCAGCGCCAGCCCGGTATCATTGGCCTGCCGCAGCGCCGCATGACGATCCGCGACCTGCTCACGCCGGGCAACACCGGTTCGAACGCGATCCAGTACGTGAAGGAAACCGGCTTCACCAACAACGCTGCCACCGTGACTGAAACCGCCGGCACGGCGAAGCCGCAGTCGGAGATCAAGTTCGACATCGTCACCAGCTCGGTCACGACGATCGCTCACTGGGTGCTTGCGACCAAGCAGATCCTCGACGACGTGCCGCAGCTGCGCTCATACATCGATGGCCGTCTGCGTTATGGTCTGGAGTACGTCGAAGAAGGGCAGCTGCTCAACGGTGGCGGCACTGGCACCGATCTCAACGGCATCTACACCCAGGCAACGGCTTTCGCGGCGCCAATCACCCC includes the following:
- a CDS encoding phage regulatory CII family protein, producing MSALARLKRAVRAAISSCSGVDGAAATTDRSRSVAGDWNNLNHAAFPPLDKALAMDEVAMAKGELPPIACAYARELGGMFVPHIDPHADEGTAPWLVMKLAQEVGEVSGLTSEAIANDGHIDPTEAEGILRQLDQHDRASAHYRAVLMKIREKGQ
- the dnaN gene encoding DNA polymerase III subunit beta, with product MIATDKRKPAFRIAAKAMAKALADVVEVTPAGGKDTIPILNTVRMEASDGVLTLTGCDLDQWIIRSLPTSDREPNSAEWLASIRPFATCVPARALLAIVKQIDADAMVTVAGPTDKESRVTITAGRSRFRVACLPVDDFPFPTRPDFEHSFSIAAGALRDVFARVEHAISTEETRYYLNGVYMHPQDLDQRFAATDGHRLARLVQDGPDGAASFPAVIIGRRTVAVLDKLLDAAGKVDTSTSDDADKACSRPMVEVDSDSNGRVIYWAMPAPDGGEVTLIAKTVDGTFPDYARVIPSAPSSFLTVDREALLAAIKRVAAVCSDKTRAVKLELDGAEKAIVSTASPEIGDAMEEIACEYAGEPLTIGFNGDYWRSCLSAVATDKVLMKFTDAGGPCRIEAEGGESALVQVLMPLRV
- the dnaG gene encoding DNA primase — its product is MAIPHQFLDELRSRTTLSALIAQTLKIDKAGREFKACCPFHGEKTPSFTINDAKGFYHCFGCGAHGDAIRWMIDQRGLQFIDAVSELASAAGMKVPAPTPQERERSAKIETVREALDIAQGIFVGQLREAGAVMQYLERRGMTPMDLEIFGIGYARGMDGSLRGSGIGRQIGQAAGLLSQREDGSLREMFHDRVTVPIHDARGRLVGFGGRVWPGRRRDTPKFVNSPDSPIFDKGRTLFNLHRAAPAARPGAENRLIVVEGYFDVVSMARAGFAACVAPMGTALTEEQLVRCWRLHHRPVLLFDGDSAGQKAAVRACRTAIPGIGPGRELAIALLPDGKDPDELLYMDATGMGRRAIEAIVTEALPLHTFLFDAIVAEAGANPTPEQTAAVWAELAALAGEIADEETRCQYLGTWRARFEREISALPQVHEAEPLHAVVAAEDGEYVFPESESDSQRRLIALVRAVLKKREERREINEEIADLMKMAELAGFQKKAISAAVADIESDMKHGPAKREEDEMQRVLYRRVLGIRGPMTEAMMPQLIDGTPRGASAQVKRRATVHALIDARASAV
- a CDS encoding DNA primase family protein, translated to MKRLSLLERSRLPTNDLGNARRLFEAANGRLLWLADGAGGKGCWIAFDGIRWSADEGPMRALAFAQKAAVEICDEAHALRECTADELAEVYGRKFSKEMAEERAGQLWTWSIKSGDSAKTTAMQNQFKGLRDGDEGPFVTQVWQRDFDAQPMAYHCSNGTLRFVQDDAGTWSHVFEKGHRPDDRFMQVANVAYDAAAKAKAWIERMEVMHHDPVQRTALQRIYGMTLTALISDQAFYIFQGKGQDGKSVTNDVVCQLHGMYARKADPKTFLEGPTQQSSGPQSDIVRLAGDVRLVVMDEPKKNSTWDGQKIKQATGSEMIARGVHATTELSFTPHWQLIAECNGLPKAPSDDRGFRRRFKLYPWVVQFGVTPGVADEPVHLVKARLIGEGSGVLNWMIKGCVEWLNERVVPEPEAAKRATASFWSASSAMGEWIASHCDLSDPEAREEATPLYKAFRQFCIDRGDDETKIITQTTFGRQLNDAQIYRVPNNSTGKVERVGIRLKRVDELGGGALSTSGRDTFDDDVARFDADNRDPFGAP
- a CDS encoding HNH endonuclease signature motif containing protein encodes the protein MRRQERIAPRPPRIAPRAKKTLPFYQSAEWKALVAQVIKLRGRRCQDCGSGSGRIYADHVKELRDGGAPLNPMNIWLRCSPCHGAKTEARRRERAGLRPVQD
- a CDS encoding terminase large subunit, which encodes MARESIAPCGPLFPAKAADALGVFKSLQVTDLPKRENGTHPTLGEVCDQFVFDLVAAIFGAEDPETGERLIKEFMLLISKKNGKSMIAAGIMVTALILNWRPNAILQILAPTIEVANNSFEPAMGMVRADAELAIVLKVVEHQRQIKHLTTGAVLRVIAADSDTVAGGKAAMTLIEELWLFGKKAKAAAMLREALGGGSARPEGFTLYITTHSDEPPAGVFKTKLSYFRDVRDGEIEDPATFPMLYEWPEDLLECESYLDPEFFYVTNPHVGRSVSIEWLKSELQKEQIGEGEGLQIFLAKHLNVEIGLRLRRDRWGGAELWLDAANDDLDLDQLLERCEVAIVGLDMGGRDDLAGAGVVGREKGTGIWLGWAHAWAQRVALERRKQVAPTLQGFAAEGDLTFTDSGEEIVSAMARLAIRVRDSGKMPADGGVAVDAWGIGPLVDALVQAGFDPGDEAMKRAGHIASIRQGVGLSSAIYTLEFKLGDGMFRHDGSNMMAWCVSNALVKLRGSALYVDKETSGAGKIDPFVALLNAVKRMEEGPVAVAGGVDSWLASLRGAA
- a CDS encoding phage portal protein, producing the protein MSSLAPRTSWLAKATTALRDWLVLGPDPKIRDPQNSSRGGNGAGVTVNDQAAMRLSAFWGCVRLISSTIGSLPVPVYTVDQRGVRSVARESALYRVLHDSPNADQTPVDYMECAVISLLLRGNHYARKLMEGGRLVGLEPINPAIVSVRRRSDGRIGYRWTEGGENFDLTEDEVFHVRGFGGGPLGGLSTVEFARESLGVAIAADRAASAIFANGVNPTGIMSTDMPLTAAQQAEAEELIVKKYQGAHRMGVPMVLGHGLKWNSITMKADDAQLLQSRGWSVEEICRWFGVPPFMIGHNEKTTSWGTGIEQMLLGFQKFTLNPYLRRIEQAVRKQLITPIERARGLTAEFNLEGLLRADSAGRASFYDKALKSKWMVINEVRAKENLAPVPWGDEPIVQQQDVPLSDQLDALREAIKNAQDVAGLFQKGNANAA